One segment of Acidimicrobiales bacterium DNA contains the following:
- a CDS encoding nucleotide exchange factor GrpE produces MSEGERRPPAAGAPPEPERGEDKDRADRATDDRAMNDRASEDSDREVGDAGVIGEPVDAGAAAADDQTLAALATQRDEYLDALRRLQADFENYKKRVLKQQTEHLERAAEALVVKLLPVLDALDLAVAHAGDSPEAKVLAPVASSLVDVLEKEGLERIDPEGQPFDPNQHDAVMHEPPEANGEQEEHNGSGGEPQVSGVMRAGYRWKGRVLRPAMVKVKG; encoded by the coding sequence ATGAGCGAGGGCGAGCGTCGCCCGCCCGCGGCCGGGGCGCCGCCCGAGCCCGAGCGCGGCGAGGACAAGGACCGAGCCGATCGCGCCACCGATGACCGGGCCATGAATGACCGGGCCAGCGAGGACAGTGACAGAGAGGTGGGAGACGCCGGCGTGATCGGAGAGCCGGTGGACGCGGGCGCGGCGGCCGCCGACGACCAGACGCTGGCCGCGCTCGCCACCCAGCGCGACGAGTATCTCGACGCGCTGCGCCGGCTGCAGGCCGACTTCGAGAACTACAAGAAGCGGGTGCTCAAGCAGCAGACCGAGCACCTCGAGCGCGCCGCGGAGGCGCTGGTCGTCAAGCTCCTTCCGGTGCTCGACGCCCTCGACCTGGCCGTTGCCCACGCCGGCGACTCGCCCGAGGCCAAGGTCTTGGCGCCCGTCGCCTCGTCCCTCGTCGACGTGCTCGAGAAGGAGGGCCTGGAGCGGATCGATCCCGAGGGCCAGCCGTTCGATCCGAACCAGCACGACGCCGTCATGCACGAGCCCCCGGAGGCCAACGGCGAGCAGGAGGAGCACAACGGGTCTGGCGGCGAGCCGCAGGTGAGCGGCGTGATGCGTGCCGGGTACCGGTGGAAGGGCCGCGTCCTGCGCCCGGCCATGGTGAAGGTCAAGGGTTAG
- the dnaJ gene encoding molecular chaperone DnaJ, producing the protein MAPQREWFEKDYYQVLGVSESATEKEITRAYRKLAKQYHPDANPGSEDRFKEISAAYEVLGDADKRKEYDEVRRLGPVGANFGGFTGPSQGAGGAQDFTFRFEDAAGGAGMGGGLGDLLGGIFGRGGRTARGAGPQRGADLEAELHLSFKDAVEGVTTTVNVTGDAPCHTCRGTGAAPGTTPTVCPRCGGRGVLDDNQGLFSFSQPCPTCGGRGVRVETPCPTCHGTGAELRARQVRVRIPPGVVDGQRIRVKGRGGPGRNNGPAGDLYVVVRVAPHELFGRRGRDLTLTVPLTFSEAALGATIRVPTLEGPVSLRVPPGTPSGRTFRVRGRGVKSGKTAGDLLVTVEVAVPPHLTDAQREAVEALASASEESPRAHLGV; encoded by the coding sequence ATGGCTCCGCAGCGGGAGTGGTTCGAGAAGGACTACTACCAGGTTCTCGGCGTGTCAGAGTCGGCGACCGAGAAGGAGATCACGCGCGCCTATCGCAAGCTGGCCAAGCAGTACCACCCGGACGCCAACCCGGGTTCGGAGGACCGCTTCAAGGAGATCTCCGCCGCCTACGAGGTCCTCGGCGACGCCGACAAGCGCAAAGAGTACGACGAGGTCCGTCGGCTCGGTCCCGTCGGCGCCAACTTCGGTGGCTTCACTGGCCCGAGCCAGGGGGCCGGAGGCGCCCAGGACTTCACCTTCCGCTTCGAGGACGCGGCCGGTGGAGCCGGCATGGGCGGCGGGCTGGGCGATCTGCTCGGTGGCATCTTCGGACGCGGCGGCCGCACCGCTCGAGGCGCCGGACCCCAGCGGGGGGCCGACCTCGAGGCCGAGCTGCACCTGTCCTTCAAGGACGCGGTGGAGGGCGTCACGACCACCGTCAACGTGACGGGCGACGCCCCGTGCCACACCTGCCGGGGCACGGGCGCGGCGCCGGGCACGACGCCGACCGTGTGCCCACGCTGTGGCGGGCGCGGGGTGCTCGACGACAACCAGGGCCTCTTCTCGTTCAGCCAGCCCTGCCCGACCTGCGGAGGCCGCGGCGTGCGAGTCGAGACGCCGTGTCCCACCTGCCACGGCACCGGCGCCGAGCTCCGCGCCCGTCAGGTGCGGGTGCGGATCCCACCGGGCGTGGTGGACGGCCAGCGCATCCGGGTCAAGGGCCGGGGTGGACCCGGTCGCAACAACGGTCCGGCCGGCGACCTCTACGTGGTCGTGCGGGTCGCTCCCCACGAGCTCTTCGGTCGCCGGGGGCGTGACCTCACCCTTACCGTCCCCCTCACCTTCTCCGAGGCCGCCCTCGGGGCGACCATCCGGGTGCCGACCCTCGAGGGGCCGGTGAGCCTGCGCGTGCCCCCGGGGACGCCGTCGGGACGGACCTTCCGGGTGCGCGGAAGGGGCGTGAAGAGCGGCAAGACGGCAGGCGACCTGCTGGTCACCGTGGAGGTGGCAGTGCCGCCTCACCTGACCGACGCCCAGCGGGAGGCCGTCGAGGCGCTTGCATCGGCCTCCGAGGAGTCCCCGAGGGCTCACCTGGGGGTGTGA